The Candidatus Neomarinimicrobiota bacterium genome contains the following window.
TTGCCCTTTTCGTGACCGTAGTGAGTCTGCTGGCTCTAAGGGAATTCTACAAACTGTCTGGCTCAAAGGGCATTTGGCCACAATACGCTGTGGGTGCCTCAGGCTCTCTTCTCATTTCCATTTTTTACTTTCGGGGCCTGGAATCGACCCTCTTTTCTCTCACCTGGCAAAACGTTCTTGTCATTCTCATACTGGTCAGTGTCATTCTTGAGGTATTCAGAAAAAAGGAGAATGGCACCGCAAACATCGCCAT
Protein-coding sequences here:
- a CDS encoding phosphatidate cytidylyltransferase, yielding MTGSLSSRMLVNAVGIPGIVFLVYLGGVYFALFVTVVSLLALREFYKLSGSKGIWPQYAVGASGSLLISIFYFRGLESTLFSLTWQNVLVILILVSVILEVFRKKENGTANIA